The Arvicola amphibius chromosome 5, mArvAmp1.2, whole genome shotgun sequence genome contains the following window.
TCTCCTTCAGGCCCAGGGAGAAACAGAGCCTGGTCTCAGCCTGCAGTCATGGCCTAAGGCTTGGGCTACAGCTCTGGGAACAGCCTGGTCACACTGAACTCTTTCAGGAGGAAGTGTCCCGGGCGATTGGGCAGACTCGGGCACTAGAGCTTTTCCAGACCTGGCTTCTGGGATCTGGGCAGCGTGCATGATCTTGGGCaaatccttctgtctttgttacCCATCTGGAAACTGAGGGGAGGGGATGTTGAATTTGATCTGTTTCCCCCTGCAAGGTGAGTTGAGGAACGTGTGGGCAGCTCAGCCGAGACGGCCTGCAGTGAGGGAAATATTTCTGCTGCAGAACATAGGACTAAAGGGAAGAATTTAGCAACCTAATTCACTGCTGTGGCTTTTATGCCAGCAAGTGGCTCTGCCAAGAGGGGCTAGGCTGGGACTTGTTTCTAAGGGTCAAGCTTGCTGGGTAGCCTGGATGATAAACCAGGCCTGTCCCCCTCCCGCCCCACCCTCAACACCCGTGGACCAAGATGCAGGGAAGGCACAGAGTCTGGTAAGACtcagaaatgaaatgagaaacaGTGAGCTGGACTAGGGTGAGGTAGGTTGTCTGGTGCTGAGGTGgagggggtggtgtgtgtgtgtgtgtgtgtgtgtgtgtgtgtgtgtgtgtgtgagacagagagggagagggagggagggagatagagagagagatctggaaaTGAAGTCTTACAGGAACCACGCGCCAGCTCCGCCAGCTCCATGCAGTGTTCCTTCTCGCCCACTCTGTTTCAACTCATTTCCTCTCAGCAGAGCCTATAAGCGGCTCAACCCCCCTCTCCCTCGTCCACGTCCCTGGAAGACTTTAGGCTGCTTCTGCTCACGAATCCTCTTTCTTATTCCATTGATGAGTCTCCAGAGAAGCTGGGCCCAGCCACCCTGCTGCCCCAAGGGAGAGCCCTGATCCCCAGGCATGCCTGCCCTTGCTACTCCCTCTACCTTTCTGCTCCGTCCCCACAGTTAACAGCACTGAGGTCCCTGAAGTCccgggcaggcatggtggtggaatCTGTTCACTCTGCAGATGCAGGCACAGGGGATAAGATGCATGGAAGGGAGTCTGTCCCAGGGGGGAGCAGCTAAGGAGATATCGAAGAATCACACATCCAAGTACAATTGCAGATGTGTTAGGGACATGTGGGGCTTGGTGACTCCATGATGTCCAGAAGCAATGTTGAGGCAGTGACCTAGAGCCCACAGCTGGGCAAGGTTTTcagaaggtggaaggaaaaggcagaaccTGGTGGGCAGAGTGCAAACTCCCTCCCACAGCAAGGAACATGGGGAGCACAAGTGCAGAGAAGGCCAGAAGGGTCACAGGAGACCCCCCGCCCCAAGAGGGCCTCAGGAAGGACATTAAGGGGGAAGGTGGCAATGTCAAAAACGCTTTTCAATGGCCTCCACTGGCCTTGATGCGGTGAGTTGGTTAGGAGCCAGGCAGGCTTGGGAAAGGAGCCAGGCAGGCTTGGTAGGCGGTGGAGCTGTCCTGGGAAGCAACTATGGTCTGCAGATTGAGTAACTAGAGTGGGCAAGGGGATTTTCCGGAGGTAACTGATTTCAAGGACTTCAAGATGCATGAGTGTCATCAGTGCCCAACACAAGTGTCCATACCCAAGGTGGCCAACACAGAGGCCTCTCTCTTCTTTGCCCTAACCCTAAGCCTTGGCCCAGAGAGACTTGGTTCCAGCCTCTGACCAATAGCCTTCTTTCTCAGCTGCTCCTTCTTGCCATCTCTATCTTCTTGGGGCCAAGCCAGCCCCGAAACACCAAAGGCAAAAGGAAGGGGCAAGGGCGGCCTGGCCCCTTGGCCCCTGGGCCTCACCAGGTGCCACTGGACCTGGTCTCTCGCGTGAAGCCCTACGCTCGAATGGAAGAGTATGAGAGGAACCTTGGAGAGATGGTGGCTCAGCtgaggaacagctctgagacagCCAAGAGGAAATGCGAGGTCAACCTGCAGCTGTGGCTGTCTAACAAGAGAAGCCTGTCTCCTTGGGGATACAGGTAGGTGGGCTGGGCCCAGCAGGCCACAGTTCCCGCTGTCCCAGATGCTGTGTTCAGGACCTGGGATTCAGGTGAATTTTAATCCCTCTTCTGCATCTTTCGGCCAGTTGAATAGCTTTGCTGAGCCTTggtttccccagctgtcagtgGGAGTAATGGTGGCATGCCCTTCACAGATAGACATACAGTGCTGTCTTTTTAGCCTCCGGGTCTGAAATGTAGGGCTTCTAAAGCATGGTGGTTCGCGCCTGCTGGCTACGCTCACACTTTTCACATCAGGCAGGTTCCTTCTTAAAATCTGCCTCAGAACCACCTCAGGGTTCCCGTGTTCACCCAGTCAGACTCCCTAGGACtgatgcccagatcacagagttgCGCCTGTCTCTCCATGCGTAGGGTGCATGGCCCCTGCTTTGACTTGGGGATCACTGGGTTACAGAGGCAACGTCTGTGTGTCCCTCTCCACCTCCTAGGTCAGCGTGCAGAAGAGGCCCAAGGTACATGGGTTCGATGGAGTGAAGAAATAGCTCACTTGCTCCCAAACTCAGCCCAGGTCTTTGCTAGCTACGCTGCTTATATCCTAAGACTCTAGACTAGCACTGTTGGCCAGAACTTCCTGGCATGAAGTTCACTGCGGTAGCCTGGTGACTATTGAACCGCTGGAATGAGACTGAAGGACTAGTATAGATTGACTCCGATTTAGGTCGGCACATGTGCTACAGTCAGTGGCTACTGTGTTGAGCGGTGTAGCCTGGGACTGTGACAATGCAATCAGCAAAGGGCCTTCAGACCACATCTTGCTCCTGCTGGGCTGTGCCCATGTGCCAGTCAGGGAGATTGTAAAACTGTAGGCTCATTCAGGAGACTTGAAATTGATTTCCAGGGAGCTCCCAAGCACAATGAGGTGACTGACACTGGGTGTTCCTAGGTCTCATTCTCTTACCTCTCATTTGTGTTTAACTGAGGAGGAAATCgaggcagagaggaaagataTCCTAGGTCTGGGACAACCTCAGAAGGATCTCACTATGAGTGTCTCAAGTCTAAGACCGGTTTGCTTTTAACACAGtatgtgagccgggcggtggtggtgcgcgcctttcatcccagcacttggaaggcagaggcaggcagatctctgtgagttcaaggccagcttggtctacaagagcgagttctaggaaAGTTaaagctgtcacacagagaaaccctgtcttgtaaagccaaaaaacaaacaaacaaaacaaaacaaaacaaaaacatagtatGGATATAAAAATACAATCTCCAGAATTCacaaggggaaggagagaactgactcccacaagctgtcctgtAGCTCCTTGTAAGGTCTCCTCTGAtctcagatagatagatgatagatagatggaagatagatagatagatagatagatagatagatagatagatagaataaaatAATCAACAACTTGCTGAGCTAAGCATGGTGTAATTCCAACacagggaaggctgaggcaagaggattgcagGCAGGAGGTCACCCTGAGCTACaaaacaagaccttgtctcaaaaacaaaaaacaaacaaacaaaaccccaaagcaaaaaacaaagaataaaagaaaaaccaaatcaaTCCAAACCAATCCACAACACCCTAAAACTTGTTGAGTCTCTGAGGTTCAGTAAAACAATAGAATACAGGCCCAGGTCCTCGTCCAATGCAGATTCTACATCCACTTGTGAACATTTTCTCCCTGTAGATTAATTCCCCACAATATAAAAATAAGGTAGATAAGAGAGGAAAGGCTTAGTTTTTTCCATGGTCCCCGTGGTATCTTACTGGGTAAAAGGAGGAAGCTGGGGACACAGTGGTGACAGTACCTGACTAGCAGTGACTTCCAAATCGGGGTCTCCTGTTTTAGGAAGGTCGAGTTCATTACAAAACACCTAGGTCAAGGTTAAGGTTAGGCCTTAACCCTAACTCCATAGAACACCCTGGGGATGGCAGCTCCCTTTGTTGTTAATGGTGGCGCTCACCCTGCTCTCTCCCACCCGCTCGCTCCCCGCAGCATCAACCATGACCCCAGCCGCATTCCAGCGGACTTGCCCGAGGCACGTTGCCTATGTCTGGGCTGCGTGAACCCCTTTACCATGCAGGAGGACCGCAGCATGGTGAGTGTGCCAGTGTTCAGCCAGGTGCCAGTGCGCCGTCGCCTTTGTCCGCCACCTTCGCGCCCTGGGCCCTGCCGTCACCGCGTCGTCATGGAGACCATCGCGGTGGGTTGCACCTGCATCTTCTGAGCCACCAAGCCAGTGGCCACTGCGACTCCTCCCTCCCCGCACCCACTGTGTTCCTGCAAGGCTGATAAACAGTAAACGTTGTCCTTTGTAAAGAAAGGCATTGGGCTTGCTCCTTGCGACTAGGAAGCTAAAATTGTGTCCGGGTTGGATATCCCTGGGAAACAAATTCCAGATCAGTTTGAGTGAGCATTTCCTAGGACTCAGCCCTCGAGAGTGAACCAGTCTATTAGAAAATGCTGGGCTGGGGATGTATTTAACTCTTCAGCTAAACAGTCTGCCCAGCACAAATGACGTCCCGAGTTCCATCTCTAGCACTACATAAAACCAACagggtggtgcacatctgtaataccAGACTATGGAGGTGGGTAAGTCaggaaattcaaggccacccttggctatGAGTATAGCCTCGGATACACGAGACTCAGGAAACAAATACCGCTTCCATTTCTATCTCTTGAGATGGTGGCAGACTTCCTCTGCGCTCTTCCCTGTAGCAGCTGCATAACTGGAACACGGCTGTCATAAGCCAATATGCTACCTAGCTGACTCAAGTTACTAAGACACACAGTCCTAAGAGGTTGCTCCAGGTTCTGCAGTGCCAAGCTAGGGCTCAGCCTCTCCTGGATGCTGTGGCAATGACCCTTGCCACAGATGGGAAGGGTTGCCCTTAGCCCCAGGGTTCTTTGCAGAACAGACCTAGCCTCCCCTAAAAGGGCCTCTGGTAGCCGAAGAGGTCctaaatcatcatcatcatcagcagcagcagcatctcctcctcctcttttttttctggaatgggAACTCTGATTTTAAGCATGCAAGAGCTGCAAGGCAAACTAGATAGGTCA
Protein-coding sequences here:
- the Il17b gene encoding interleukin-17B, whose product is MDWPHSLLLLLAISIFLGPSQPRNTKGKRKGQGRPGPLAPGPHQVPLDLVSRVKPYARMEEYERNLGEMVAQLRNSSETAKRKCEVNLQLWLSNKRSLSPWGYSINHDPSRIPADLPEARCLCLGCVNPFTMQEDRSMVSVPVFSQVPVRRRLCPPPSRPGPCRHRVVMETIAVGCTCIF